In the Mytilus galloprovincialis chromosome 10, xbMytGall1.hap1.1, whole genome shotgun sequence genome, one interval contains:
- the LOC143049395 gene encoding uncharacterized protein LOC143049395 isoform X2, whose product MFKILVGLFCICIVGLNAEFVIPKCLGVFFCTEFPRLDGYLTIKNGTSGSFQINKDIVTEICSYLLTISTCIDTGVPTTCAAYTKLYTSYQNVVTTACNKNIQDVMAVIDGFNELGGPEQEDFMNCMGKHDSENSGEENKCSVLQRVKTCNHAYFSSRSPDAMSNIDSFIDQYNDDMCYLRSFLDGEE is encoded by the exons ATGTTTAAAATATTGGTAGGACTTTTTTGTATCTGCATAG TAGGATTGAACGCAGAATTCGTCATTCCTAAATGTTTAGGTGTATTTTTCTGTACTGAATTTCCTCGCCTTGATGGATACTTGACCATTAAGAACGGAACGTCTGGAAGCTTccaaataaataaagatattgtGACAGAAATTTGTAG TTATTTGTTGACCATTTCAACATGTATAGATACTGGTGTGCCTACAACGTGTGCAGCTTACACCAAGTTATATACAAGCTACCAGAATGTAGTCACGACTGCTTGTAATAAGAACATCCAAG ATGTAATGGCTGTGATAGACGGTTTCAATGAACTTGGTGGCCCTGAACAGGAAGACTTTATGAATTGCATGGGGAAACACGATAGTGAAAACTCTGGCGAAGAAAACAAGTGCAG TGTTTTACAGAGAGTGAAGACATGCAACCATGCTTACTTTAGCTCTAGGAGTCCTGATGCTATGTCCAATATTGACAGTTTTATAGACCAATACAATGATGACATGTGCTACCTGAGATCCTTTTTAGACGGAGAGGAATAG
- the LOC143049395 gene encoding uncharacterized protein LOC143049395 isoform X1 — protein sequence MFKILVGLFCICIVGLNAEFVIPKCLGVFFCTEFPRLDGYLTIKNGTSGSFQINKDIVTEICSYLLTISTCIDAGVPTTCTAYTKLYTSYKNVVTTACHKNIQDVMAVIDGFNELGGPEQEDFMNCMGKHDSENSGEENKCSVLQRVKTCNHAYFSSRSPDAMSNIDSFIDQYNDDMCYLRSFLDGEE from the exons ATGTTTAAAATATTGGTAGGACTTTTTTGTATCTGCATAG TAGGATTGAACGCAGAATTCGTCATTCCTAAATGTTTAGGTGTATTTTTCTGTACTGAATTTCCTCGCCTTGATGGATACTTGACCATTAAGAACGGAACGTCTGGAAGCTTccaaataaataaagatattgtGACAGAAATTTGTAG TTATTTGTTGACCATTTCAACATGTATAGATGCTGGTGTGCCTACAACGTGTACAGCTTACACCAAGTTATATACAAGCTACAAGAATGTAGTCACGACTGCTTGTCATAAGAACATCCAag ATGTAATGGCTGTGATAGACGGTTTCAATGAACTTGGTGGCCCTGAACAGGAAGACTTTATGAATTGCATGGGGAAACACGATAGTGAAAACTCTGGCGAAGAAAACAAGTGCAG TGTTTTACAGAGAGTGAAGACATGCAACCATGCTTACTTTAGCTCTAGGAGTCCTGATGCTATGTCCAATATTGACAGTTTTATAGACCAATACAATGATGACATGTGCTACCTGAGATCCTTTTTAGACGGAGAGGAATAG
- the LOC143049395 gene encoding uncharacterized protein LOC143049395 isoform X3 codes for MFKILVGLFCICIGLNAEFVIPKCLGVFFCTEFPRLDGYLTIKNGTSGSFQINKDIVTEICSYLLTISTCIDAGVPTTCTAYTKLYTSYKNVVTTACHKNIQDVMAVIDGFNELGGPEQEDFMNCMGKHDSENSGEENKCSVLQRVKTCNHAYFSSRSPDAMSNIDSFIDQYNDDMCYLRSFLDGEE; via the exons ATGTTTAAAATATTGGTAGGACTTTTTTGTATCTGCATAG GATTGAACGCAGAATTCGTCATTCCTAAATGTTTAGGTGTATTTTTCTGTACTGAATTTCCTCGCCTTGATGGATACTTGACCATTAAGAACGGAACGTCTGGAAGCTTccaaataaataaagatattgtGACAGAAATTTGTAG TTATTTGTTGACCATTTCAACATGTATAGATGCTGGTGTGCCTACAACGTGTACAGCTTACACCAAGTTATATACAAGCTACAAGAATGTAGTCACGACTGCTTGTCATAAGAACATCCAag ATGTAATGGCTGTGATAGACGGTTTCAATGAACTTGGTGGCCCTGAACAGGAAGACTTTATGAATTGCATGGGGAAACACGATAGTGAAAACTCTGGCGAAGAAAACAAGTGCAG TGTTTTACAGAGAGTGAAGACATGCAACCATGCTTACTTTAGCTCTAGGAGTCCTGATGCTATGTCCAATATTGACAGTTTTATAGACCAATACAATGATGACATGTGCTACCTGAGATCCTTTTTAGACGGAGAGGAATAG
- the LOC143049396 gene encoding uncharacterized protein LOC143049396 isoform X1: MFKKLLGLLCICFVGLNAEFVIPKCLGVFFCAEIPEPEGHLTIKNGTSGGFQINKDIVTEICSYLLSISTCIDAGVPTTCTDYTKLYTSFQNVVTTACHKNIQDVMAVIDGFNELDGPEQEDFMNCIGKNDSKNPVDGNKCSVLQKMKTCNYAYFSSRSPDAMSNIDSFIDQYNDDMCYLMSFLDGKE; encoded by the exons ATGTTTAAAAAATTGCTAGGACTTCTTTGTATCTGTTTTG TAGGGTTGAATGCAGAATTCGTCATTCCGAAATGTTTAGGTGTATTTTTCTGTGCTGAAATTCCTGAACCTGAAGGACACTTGACAATAAAGAACGGAACGTCTGGAGGCTTccaaataaataaagatattgtGACAGAAATTTGTAG TTATTTGTTGAGCATTTCAACATGTATAGATGCTGGTGTGCCTACAACGTGTACAGATTACACCAAGTTATATACAAGCTTCCAGAATGTAGTCACGACTGCCTGCCATAAGAACATccaag atGTAATGGCTGTGATAGACGGTTTCAATGAACTTGATGGCCCTGAACAGGAAGACTTTATGAATTGCATTGGAAAAAACGATAGTAAAAACCCTGTCGATGGAAACAAGTGCAG tgttTTACAGAAAATGAAGACCTGCAATTATGCTTACTTTAGCTCTAGGAGTCCTGATGCTATGTCCAATATTGACAGCTTTATAGACCAATACAATGATGACATGTGCTACCTAATGTCCTTTTTAGACGGGAAGGAATAG
- the LOC143049396 gene encoding uncharacterized protein LOC143049396 isoform X2 → MFKKLLGLLCICFGLNAEFVIPKCLGVFFCAEIPEPEGHLTIKNGTSGGFQINKDIVTEICSYLLSISTCIDAGVPTTCTDYTKLYTSFQNVVTTACHKNIQDVMAVIDGFNELDGPEQEDFMNCIGKNDSKNPVDGNKCSVLQKMKTCNYAYFSSRSPDAMSNIDSFIDQYNDDMCYLMSFLDGKE, encoded by the exons ATGTTTAAAAAATTGCTAGGACTTCTTTGTATCTGTTTTG GGTTGAATGCAGAATTCGTCATTCCGAAATGTTTAGGTGTATTTTTCTGTGCTGAAATTCCTGAACCTGAAGGACACTTGACAATAAAGAACGGAACGTCTGGAGGCTTccaaataaataaagatattgtGACAGAAATTTGTAG TTATTTGTTGAGCATTTCAACATGTATAGATGCTGGTGTGCCTACAACGTGTACAGATTACACCAAGTTATATACAAGCTTCCAGAATGTAGTCACGACTGCCTGCCATAAGAACATccaag atGTAATGGCTGTGATAGACGGTTTCAATGAACTTGATGGCCCTGAACAGGAAGACTTTATGAATTGCATTGGAAAAAACGATAGTAAAAACCCTGTCGATGGAAACAAGTGCAG tgttTTACAGAAAATGAAGACCTGCAATTATGCTTACTTTAGCTCTAGGAGTCCTGATGCTATGTCCAATATTGACAGCTTTATAGACCAATACAATGATGACATGTGCTACCTAATGTCCTTTTTAGACGGGAAGGAATAG